The Leucothrix mucor DSM 2157 DNA window TGCTGCAATTGCTCCAATCGGTTGCTTTGCTGGCTGAGCGCGGTTTCGCGTAACGTCTGCGAGCTACTGTAATAACTGTAGCCACCAATCAATAACACGGGCAGTAAGCTGACGACCATCATGGTCAGCATCAGCGTATTGCGGATTTTCTTCATAGTGCACGTAATCCTTTACATGGCTGGTAACGGGACTCCAGCAGCCTCTGCAGCAAATTGCTGCCTATCTTGATCTGACTCCAGTGCTTCTTGAATAATTGTAATCAGGAATGTCAGGTTTTCAGGGGTTTGACGGTAAGTCTTGGTCCATTGCTCAACCGCATCGTCAACCACCACGCTAGCCGCAGGGCCGGATATATTCATTAATATTTTGGTATAGGCGTCAAAGACAGGCTGCAGCTCTGCGTCAATCGATACCGGCGCATCATGCTCTGGTATGGTTCGGGCCGCTCTTAACTCCAAAAGCCGTTCTGCTTCCAGCGCTTCATCCTGTTGGCGCAAGCTCTCAGAGGCTGATTTCAAGCCCATATTGATCAAAGGAAAGTTAATCTTTTTCTCAGTCAGTAATACCGCGACATAATGGCCATGCAAGTGAAAGGCTGCCAGATAACCGCTGTCAATTGAGCAGTAAATTTCATTATGCGTTTTTTTAACCGCCTCTAAGGCATTAAAAATCTGCCGAAACAAAATCCCAGTCGCATCCATTGCCGCCTGCTGTGAAGGCTCAAAGGTGGTCGCTTGCAACTCATTCTGGTGATATAGACTGACATGCCGAACCCCATTTAATGCGCTAATGGCTTCAATGATTGATTGCATCTTAGTTCACGCCCTTTGGCAGCTTTACAACCATTGCAGCATATCCTCAACTTGTTGACTTAGCGTCTGCACCGAGAGCGAGCGCTCCGAACACACGCCTAATGAACGCTCTGCTTCGACAAATACAGTGAGGTTATCGTCCTCAGGACCGCGCAGCATAATTCGGTGAATAGGGCCTAGCTCAGCGGTTTCTATTAGCGCTGGCGTGAGACCGGAGAGGTAGGCAGCGAATTCATTTAATGATTCATCATCCACCGTGGAATCCAGCAGCTCGCCCATGTGATCACTAATGGTGATGCCCGTAATGCCCGGCATGCCATTGATGGCGGCCATGGCTTTTTGGTTTAGCTGGAAATTTGTTTGTACCGGACGAGTAGCAACCGGCTCAGAAGGCGCTGGAGCATCTACGGCATCTACGGCATCTACGGCATCTACGGCATCTACGGCATCTACGGCATCTACGGCATCTACGGCATCTACGGCATCTACGGCATCTACGGCATCTACGGCATCTACGGCATCTACGATTTTAATGGTATCTGGGGAATCGGCAGTGGCAACAGTCTCTTCAGCATTGATATCCAAAACCTTCTGCACCAACTGCATCACATCTTGCTTTTTGCGAGGATCAATATTAATGATCTCAGCCTTCAGGCCCAGCTGCTCCATCCAATCTTCATACACTTCCGGCAGCAATGGCTCACGAATATCAAGGCGAGTCACCCCGATAATCAAGCGCCCCGATTTCGCAATAAAATCAGCAAACTGCTCAGAGAAAAACTTCAGATCACGAAACGGATAATTACGATTATTATCCAGCAGAATAATTAAACCATCAGCCCCTTCTGACAGAATCTCCCACATAAAATCAAAACGTTCTTGCCCCGGTGTGCCATAGACATGAATCACGTCATCCGCCACTCGCAAAGTCCCATAGTCCATCGCCACGGTGGTGGTTGATTTACGAGCCAGCGTAATCGCGTCGGAGACAGGCGCATCCGTTTGCACGGCATTATTATCCGTCAATGAATTGATGGCTGTTGTTTTTCCCGAACCCACGGGTCCGGTAATAATGAGCTTATACTGCAAGGGGCGACATTCCTTTTCAAACCAACCATTGCTTCCGTTCATCGGTGTTGTGTACCATGAACAGTATGACCTGCGCGCCATAAACACTAATGAAGCAACCCGACACGACAGTCACTAAATGGCAGCAGGGTCGTCATCCAACCATTATTTCAGGGGTAATGATAATGGCTAATGCGAACAAACTGAGCAATTCCCATCATTGGGTAAACCTCAGATTTCTTTCAGTTTAATCGCTTATGCGCAACTCGGCAACCACCGCAGAATTGAACCTTTGAACGCGTTTTGCTGACCAAGCATCAGTAAGCAATTTGACTAAGTGTAGACCCTTGGCTTATTAACTGAATAATAAAATTTACACACAAGGAAACAAACATGCGTTATTTATGGATAGCTCTTTTAGCGTCACTTTTATCCGCTTGTAATTATGATTTCGTGCCAACTCCGGTACCCGAAGAAATCAGTGAAGTGACTTATCAAGTTAGTAATGGCTCAGGC harbors:
- a CDS encoding GTP-binding protein, giving the protein MNGSNGWFEKECRPLQYKLIITGPVGSGKTTAINSLTDNNAVQTDAPVSDAITLARKSTTTVAMDYGTLRVADDVIHVYGTPGQERFDFMWEILSEGADGLIILLDNNRNYPFRDLKFFSEQFADFIAKSGRLIIGVTRLDIREPLLPEVYEDWMEQLGLKAEIINIDPRKKQDVMQLVQKVLDINAEETVATADSPDTIKIVDAVDAVDAVDAVDAVDAVDAVDAVDAVDAVDAVDAVDAVDAPAPSEPVATRPVQTNFQLNQKAMAAINGMPGITGITISDHMGELLDSTVDDESLNEFAAYLSGLTPALIETAELGPIHRIMLRGPEDDNLTVFVEAERSLGVCSERSLSVQTLSQQVEDMLQWL